One genomic window of Arachis hypogaea cultivar Tifrunner chromosome 8, arahy.Tifrunner.gnm2.J5K5, whole genome shotgun sequence includes the following:
- the LOC112707636 gene encoding protein LNK3 isoform X1 yields MDCYDGHGIHDFILPKYEDLFNACSPENWSRWELTAPNAREVELSYIDKCFIEKIDLGASQQDSSSVCGPQASQQMAFSHNEPNYELQDLSSFEQIDDIFVDSLFEGPPCVENSQRSFFLCPEKCCCNIPDQLQKDFEASTFVPCDSESKDCLDVEEPMFEELDAFEWCSRDETMDEQFSLEESILQNLETVIVQFNEKARICFRDALNRLARNTKQQAAGENQNQDLYMVKAIPQAVHGLTERSEEKEPMESETNIVDRAVANLLFNKMDLNLQHVLLQQSNRDEK; encoded by the exons ATGGATTGCTACGATGGTCATGGCATTCATGATTTTATTCTTCCCAAATATGAagatttattcaatgcatgtTCACCAGAGAATTGGTCGAGATGGGAATTAACTGCCCCTAATGCAAGAGAGGTGGAACTCAGTTACATTGATAAATGTTTCATTGAAAAGATTGATCTCGGAGCTTCTCAGCAGGATAGTTCAAGTGTATGTGGACCACAAGCTTCTCAACAAATGGCATTTTCGCACAATGAGCCTAATTATGAGCTTCAGGACCTATCAAGTTTTGAACAGATTGATGACATTTTTGT GGATTCTCTATTTGAAGGTCCTCCCTGTGTAGAAAACTCACAGAGGTCCTTTTTCTTGTGCCCTGAAAAATGTTGCTGCAATATACCTG ATCAATTGCAGAAAGATTTTGAGGCTTCAACGTTTGTTCCATGTGACTCAGAATCTAAGGATTGTCTCGATGTAGAG GAACCTATGTTCGAGGAGTTGGATGCTTTCGAGTGGTGCAGTAGAGATGAGACCATGGATGAGCAGTTCTCTCTTGAGGAATCTATACTTCAGAATCTTGAGACAGTTATTGTGCAG TTCAATGAGAAGGCACGGATTTGTTTCCGAGATGCTTTGAACCGTCTTGCCCGAAATACAAAACAACAGGCTGCAGGAGAGAATCAGAATCAAGATCTCTACATGGTAAAGGCAATACCACAGGCAGTTCACGGTTTAACCGAGAG GTCTGAGGAAAAGGAACCAATGGAATCAGAGACAAACATTGTTGATAGAGCAGTTGCAAATCTCTTGTTCAACAAGATGGACCTTAATTTACAACATGTTCTCTTACAACAGTCTAATAGAGACGAGAAATAG
- the LOC112707636 gene encoding protein LNK3 isoform X2, giving the protein MAWDSLFEGPPCVENSQRSFFLCPEKCCCNIPDQLQKDFEASTFVPCDSESKDCLDVEEPMFEELDAFEWCSRDETMDEQFSLEESILQNLETVIVQFNEKARICFRDALNRLARNTKQQAAGENQNQDLYMVKAIPQAVHGLTERSEEKEPMESETNIVDRAVANLLFNKMDLNLQHVLLQQSNRDEK; this is encoded by the exons ATGGCATG GGATTCTCTATTTGAAGGTCCTCCCTGTGTAGAAAACTCACAGAGGTCCTTTTTCTTGTGCCCTGAAAAATGTTGCTGCAATATACCTG ATCAATTGCAGAAAGATTTTGAGGCTTCAACGTTTGTTCCATGTGACTCAGAATCTAAGGATTGTCTCGATGTAGAG GAACCTATGTTCGAGGAGTTGGATGCTTTCGAGTGGTGCAGTAGAGATGAGACCATGGATGAGCAGTTCTCTCTTGAGGAATCTATACTTCAGAATCTTGAGACAGTTATTGTGCAG TTCAATGAGAAGGCACGGATTTGTTTCCGAGATGCTTTGAACCGTCTTGCCCGAAATACAAAACAACAGGCTGCAGGAGAGAATCAGAATCAAGATCTCTACATGGTAAAGGCAATACCACAGGCAGTTCACGGTTTAACCGAGAG GTCTGAGGAAAAGGAACCAATGGAATCAGAGACAAACATTGTTGATAGAGCAGTTGCAAATCTCTTGTTCAACAAGATGGACCTTAATTTACAACATGTTCTCTTACAACAGTCTAATAGAGACGAGAAATAG